GATTAATTCATCAGTAGCACCTGTATGTTTTTAATTGGTTTCATGTGGCATTGCAAAGTTGGAAAATTAGCAAAAGATGTTGCATTCCTCAAGAGCATGTGGTGTTGTACCCTGTGGTGACCAATGATTTAGGAAGTATCAATCATGTTTATTATTGTTCTCAAGGTGAAGTCACGTGTAGAAGGTATGAATCATGTGCACCTGTGTGTGTTCTTGAGCCCAGTTGCCTATTTCGTGCATGTTGTTTCAGATGATCATGCTTGCATAAGTCGAAACTTGTAAGTTCAAGTACAGAGAATGGCTAGACGCAGAGTTGCTAACGAGAAACTTAAGAGGAGTGTTTTAATTCCTCTGGTTCTTTCTTAGATTTTGAGATAATCGTTTCTTTAATCTTCTCTGCTAGCAACGTTGGCTGGGCTTCGAATGGAAGAAAGCGTAGCCTTCCCAATCAATTGCTGCACGCAAACCATCCCTCTCGTGGACAAAAAGAATCTCATTCATGGCGATGAACACGCTGCCATTGAAGAGCTTGAACGCCGAATTTGGAGAGACGAGATGCTGCTGAAGCGCTTGAAGGAGCAACGGCAGAACCAGCACAAGGTGCAAGGCGGAGACTCCGCAAAGAACGAGCAAGCCCGACGGAAGAAGATGTCTCGCGCCCAGGACGGCCTGCTCAGATACATGCTCAGAATGATGGAAACATGCCGCGCCCAAGGATTCGTATACGGTATAATTACAGAGAAGGGGAAGCCTGTGAGCGGCGCATCCGACAATTTGAGAGGCTGGTGGAAGGAAAAGGTCAGGTTCCACCGCAACGGGCCTGCAGCTATCGCAAAGCATCAGGCTGACAATGCAATTCCGGGTTCAGATGGCGGCGCCGCGAAGCCCGGTGCTGCGGCAGGGCCTCGTATCTTGCAAGAGCTGCAAGACACGACTTTGGGCTCGCTCCTGTCGGCCCTCATGCCGCATTGCGATCCGCCTCAGAGAAGGTTTCCCCTGGAGAAGGGAATCGCGCCGCCTTGGTGGCCGACTGGGGAAGAGGACTGGTGGCCCCAGATGGGGACACTCGCTGACCGAGGCCCGCCGCCGTACAGGAAGCCCCACGATCTGAAAAAAGCTTGGAAGGTCAGCGTCCTGACTGCTGTAGTCAAGCATATGCTGCCTGATATCCACAAGATCCGTAGGATGGTGAGGCAGTCCAGGCGCCTTCAGGACAAGATGACGGCCAAGGAGAGCGCGGCATGGCTGGCTGCCGTGAAGCAGGAGGAAGATGTGTACGCGAAGAACAAGCTCCAGTTCCCTTTGTCGTGTAGCTCCCAGACGAATCCAAGTCCCATCGACATTTCTAGTCTGGGAATTTCTTCCGACGGACAGAGATCGATCAGCGACTTGATGGGGTTCTATGAAAACGAGATCAATGACGACGAGCCCATGAACTCAAGTCCTCAAGACAAACATTTTCAGCCTGGGATTCAAACAGATGGCAGAGTGAGTCGCTTGATGCCAGTTTTTGAGTAGAGATACAAGAACAAAATCGGCGAAAGCTTCTCTTCTGGTATCAGTGACATATCATTTCATAAGACTGGAGCTTCCAACTGGTTTTAGTGAGGAAATTTGGCAATGGCAGCTTCGATGGTGAGTAATGTTGTTAGCTCATCCTGTACTAAGAATCTACTTTAGATGCTAGTGCTCGGCTCTGGAGCTTGTTCGAGCTTGCTTTGTACCGAATCTAATGCACAGATTTTGCCTTATTTAATGGCTTACTGATTTGTTGCCGATTTGGTATTTGGATCTTGA
This window of the Zingiber officinale cultivar Zhangliang chromosome 3B, Zo_v1.1, whole genome shotgun sequence genome carries:
- the LOC121967884 gene encoding protein ETHYLENE-INSENSITIVE 3-like 1a: MEESVAFPINCCTQTIPLVDKKNLIHGDEHAAIEELERRIWRDEMLLKRLKEQRQNQHKVQGGDSAKNEQARRKKMSRAQDGLLRYMLRMMETCRAQGFVYGIITEKGKPVSGASDNLRGWWKEKVRFHRNGPAAIAKHQADNAIPGSDGGAAKPGAAAGPRILQELQDTTLGSLLSALMPHCDPPQRRFPLEKGIAPPWWPTGEEDWWPQMGTLADRGPPPYRKPHDLKKAWKVSVLTAVVKHMLPDIHKIRRMVRQSRRLQDKMTAKESAAWLAAVKQEEDVYAKNKLQFPLSCSSQTNPSPIDISSLGISSDGQRSISDLMGFYENEINDDEPMNSSPQDKHFQPGIQTDGRVSRLMPVFE